One Kangiella geojedonensis DNA segment encodes these proteins:
- a CDS encoding phosphohexomutase domain-containing protein (capsular polysaccharide biosynthesis protein; catalyzes the formation of D-mannose 6-phosphate from alpha-D-mannose 1-phosphate) yields MKSCFKAYDVRGKLEEELNTEVAYKIGRAFAMEIKPKTVVVGGDIRLTSEDLKQAVANGMLDEGVHVIDLGMTGTEEVYFATQHLKVDGGIEVTASHNPIDYNGMKLVKEGAKPISADTGLKEIEALVYGDGMPKETTKIKGELKQVNATTEFIDHLTSYIDLSSLKPMKVVMNSGNGAAGHIVDALEAKFKETEVPVEFIKINHEPDGTFPNGIPNPILVENRAVTSEAVLANNADLGIAWDGDFDRCFFFDEKGQFIEGYYIVGLLAEAFLKKNPGSKIVHDPRLTWNTIDIVYSNGGIPVQSKCGHAFIKDVMREHDAVYGGEMSAHHYFRDFGYCDSGMVPWLLLIELLSNKGCELSSLVEERIKMFPSSGEINKTVNDADKVIEKVLEEYQDKAKNIDTLDGISIEFEQWRFNLRKSNTEPVVRLNVESKGSLQLLSSETKKLLRYLN; encoded by the coding sequence ATGAAATCGTGTTTTAAAGCCTACGATGTCCGTGGCAAATTAGAAGAAGAGCTTAATACTGAGGTGGCTTACAAAATAGGCCGAGCCTTTGCGATGGAGATTAAACCAAAGACGGTGGTTGTCGGTGGGGATATTCGTTTAACTTCTGAGGATCTCAAACAAGCTGTTGCTAACGGTATGCTAGATGAGGGCGTTCATGTTATTGATTTAGGTATGACGGGAACCGAAGAAGTTTATTTTGCTACTCAGCACCTGAAGGTAGATGGCGGTATAGAAGTTACCGCAAGTCATAATCCGATTGATTACAATGGTATGAAACTGGTTAAAGAAGGCGCTAAGCCAATCAGTGCTGATACAGGGCTAAAAGAGATTGAAGCCTTAGTTTATGGCGATGGCATGCCAAAAGAGACTACCAAGATTAAAGGCGAATTAAAGCAAGTTAACGCCACTACAGAGTTCATTGACCATCTAACCAGCTATATTGATCTATCTTCATTGAAGCCCATGAAAGTGGTCATGAACAGTGGCAATGGTGCCGCCGGTCATATCGTAGATGCTTTAGAGGCTAAATTTAAAGAAACAGAAGTTCCTGTAGAGTTTATAAAAATTAACCATGAGCCTGATGGGACTTTTCCAAATGGCATTCCTAACCCAATTTTAGTAGAGAACAGAGCTGTAACTTCTGAAGCCGTCTTAGCGAATAATGCGGATTTGGGAATTGCTTGGGACGGAGACTTTGATAGATGTTTCTTCTTTGATGAAAAAGGGCAGTTTATAGAAGGCTATTATATTGTTGGGTTACTAGCTGAAGCTTTCCTTAAAAAGAACCCTGGTAGTAAAATTGTTCATGATCCAAGGTTGACTTGGAATACAATTGATATTGTTTATTCAAACGGCGGCATTCCGGTTCAATCAAAGTGTGGTCACGCTTTCATCAAAGACGTTATGCGTGAGCACGATGCTGTTTATGGTGGCGAAATGTCTGCACACCACTACTTTAGAGATTTTGGTTATTGTGATAGCGGGATGGTTCCTTGGTTACTTCTGATTGAGTTACTGTCAAATAAGGGATGTGAGCTTTCCTCTTTAGTCGAAGAGCGTATAAAAATGTTCCCATCATCTGGTGAAATCAACAAAACTGTGAATGATGCAGATAAGGTCATCGAAAAAGTTTTAGAGGAATACCAGGACAAAGCAAAGAATATAGATACTTTGGACGGTATTAGTATAGAGTTTGAACAATGGCGGTTTAACCTTAGAAAGTCTAATACTGAGCCCGTTGTTAGGTTGAATGTGGAGTCGAAAGGTAGCTTGCAATTATTGAGTTCAGAGACGAAGAAATTATTACGTTACCTTAACTGA
- the cysD gene encoding sulfate adenylyltransferase subunit CysD: MVISLTHLRQLEYESIQIMREVIAEFDKPVMLYSVGKDSSVLLHLARKAFAPAKLPFPLLHVDTTWKFKEMIAFRDQMAKDYGFELLVHQNPEGLAMNVGPFSHGSATHTDIMKTQGLKQALDQYQFDAAFGGARRDEEKTRAKERVYSFRDKKHRWDPKNQRPELWNIFNGKVHKGESIRVFPLSNWTELDIWQYIYLEKIPIPDLYFAKERPVVERDGTLIMVDDERMPLEEGEKPMMKKVRFRTLGCYPLTGAVESEADTLPAIIQEMLLTKTSERQGRVIDHDSSGSMEKKKIEGYF, encoded by the coding sequence ATGGTCATTTCTTTAACTCATCTGCGTCAATTAGAGTATGAGTCGATCCAAATCATGCGTGAGGTCATTGCCGAGTTCGATAAACCAGTGATGCTTTACTCTGTCGGCAAGGATTCATCTGTTCTACTACACCTCGCTCGTAAAGCGTTTGCGCCTGCAAAACTGCCTTTTCCTCTACTTCATGTTGATACAACGTGGAAATTTAAAGAGATGATTGCTTTTCGCGATCAAATGGCGAAAGACTACGGTTTTGAGCTGTTGGTTCATCAAAACCCTGAAGGGCTAGCGATGAATGTTGGCCCTTTTAGTCATGGTAGTGCAACGCACACTGATATCATGAAAACTCAAGGACTAAAGCAAGCTTTAGATCAGTACCAATTCGATGCGGCCTTTGGTGGAGCGCGTCGTGATGAGGAGAAAACTCGAGCGAAGGAGCGTGTTTACTCATTCCGTGATAAGAAACATCGTTGGGATCCTAAAAATCAGCGTCCCGAGCTGTGGAATATCTTTAACGGTAAAGTCCACAAAGGGGAAAGCATTCGAGTTTTTCCTTTGTCAAATTGGACTGAGCTGGATATTTGGCAGTATATCTATTTAGAAAAGATTCCAATCCCTGATCTGTATTTTGCTAAAGAGCGCCCAGTCGTTGAGCGAGACGGCACCTTAATCATGGTTGACGATGAGAGAATGCCTTTAGAAGAAGGTGAGAAGCCTATGATGAAAAAGGTTCGCTTCCGTACTCTGGGTTGTTACCCATTAACTGGTGCAGTTGAATCTGAAGCAGATACGCTTCCAGCGATTATTCAAGAGATGTTACTGACCAAGACCTCCGAGCGTCAGGGGCGAGTTATTGATCATGACAGTTCTGGCTCAATGGAAAAGAAAAAAATTGAGGGGTATTTCTAA
- a CDS encoding polysaccharide biosynthesis protein, translated as MIDTVFSKLGELPRKAKLLILLSLDFMVLTFSYCMSAYLSMNLVDAIDFEINYLHYLGVVVFCLASFIFLGLYKVATRFVSFRILLLVLYISVLSILFFYTFAKVLGLEAYNISAAVMYGLVVYITLSGSRFIISAYHTMRFNRLKTRVLIYGAGAAGRQLAETTANSHEYHAVAFIDDKPDLHGVVVRGLKVYPPSELESVIKKYSVDRVLLALPSIGITQRKEILTDLHKYNIPVMTIPGLKDIVEGKMKIDEFQNVSKEELLGRDPVPLNGALLHQDIQGHIVLPTGAGGSIGSELSRQIIRLNLKQIVLFESLEFALYALGMELQQAIRSKGLEISVRQVLGTVQDTKGIK; from the coding sequence ATGATCGATACGGTATTCTCAAAACTTGGCGAGCTACCTCGTAAAGCAAAGCTTTTAATCCTTTTATCTCTGGATTTTATGGTACTGACGTTCTCGTACTGTATGTCGGCCTATCTTTCTATGAATCTAGTTGATGCTATAGATTTTGAAATAAACTACTTGCATTATTTGGGCGTGGTCGTTTTTTGTTTGGCTTCTTTTATCTTTCTAGGATTGTATAAAGTGGCAACTCGTTTCGTTAGCTTCCGAATATTACTACTGGTTTTATACATATCAGTTTTATCCATTTTGTTTTTTTACACGTTCGCTAAAGTTCTTGGCCTTGAAGCATATAATATATCTGCAGCGGTAATGTATGGTTTAGTTGTTTATATTACATTGAGTGGATCGCGTTTTATAATCAGCGCTTATCATACGATGAGATTTAATAGGCTAAAAACAAGAGTTTTAATTTACGGTGCTGGTGCGGCTGGTAGACAGTTAGCTGAGACAACGGCAAATAGTCATGAGTACCACGCTGTTGCATTTATAGATGATAAACCAGATTTGCATGGGGTAGTAGTCAGAGGGCTTAAAGTTTACCCACCTTCTGAATTAGAAAGTGTAATCAAAAAGTATAGCGTGGATCGAGTTCTTTTAGCTTTACCAAGTATAGGTATTACTCAACGAAAAGAAATCTTAACGGATCTACATAAATACAACATACCCGTTATGACGATTCCAGGACTTAAAGATATTGTTGAAGGGAAAATGAAAATTGATGAGTTCCAGAACGTTTCTAAAGAGGAATTACTTGGTCGTGATCCTGTCCCTCTGAATGGAGCCTTGTTGCACCAAGATATACAAGGCCATATAGTCCTGCCTACTGGAGCAGGCGGCTCTATTGGTTCTGAGTTAAGTCGTCAAATAATTCGACTTAATCTAAAGCAAATCGTTCTTTTCGAAAGCTTGGAGTTTGCATTATATGCTTTAGGAATGGAGCTTCAACAGGCTATACGTAGTAAAGGACTTGAGATTTCTGTACGGCAGGTACTTGGAACAGTTCAAGATACAAAAGGAATAAAATGA
- a CDS encoding sugar transferase, whose amino-acid sequence MRPHSLYQRFGKRFVDYFIVIVASLFFLPIIILIVIFIKLFDPGPVLFKQCRVGREGASFDFYKFRSMPVNTGDIPSDQIGQIQLTWIGKFIRRTNLDELPQLFNVIKGDMSIVGPRPPLLAQIELIELRRKSGALGCRPGLTGLAQVSSFDGMSVPEKAAFDGQYAEQISFCADIKIMLRTFLYLLKPPPKY is encoded by the coding sequence ATGCGTCCTCATTCACTCTATCAGCGTTTTGGTAAGCGCTTTGTTGATTACTTCATTGTTATCGTAGCAAGTTTGTTCTTTCTACCTATAATTATATTGATCGTCATATTTATTAAGCTTTTTGATCCAGGCCCAGTTTTATTTAAACAGTGCCGTGTTGGAAGAGAGGGTGCATCTTTTGACTTTTATAAATTCAGAAGCATGCCAGTCAATACCGGAGATATTCCATCTGATCAAATTGGACAAATTCAACTAACTTGGATAGGAAAGTTTATTCGCCGGACAAATTTGGACGAACTTCCCCAACTTTTTAATGTGATAAAAGGTGATATGAGTATTGTTGGTCCCCGCCCCCCTTTACTAGCTCAAATAGAGCTCATAGAATTACGCAGAAAAAGTGGGGCATTAGGTTGTCGACCTGGGCTTACTGGCTTAGCTCAGGTTTCTTCATTTGATGGTATGAGTGTTCCTGAAAAAGCAGCTTTTGATGGTCAGTATGCAGAGCAAATTAGTTTCTGTGCCGATATAAAAATTATGTTGCGTACTTTTCTCTATCTACTGAAGCCTCCTCCAAAATATTAA
- a CDS encoding formyltransferase family protein, which yields MKRIGFVTCVQLGLSCMEAIYDAGGEITLAMTLTDEQAKHKSGRVYIDDFCAKHSVALLKSTHVNNPEVIEAINRYKIDWLFIIGWSQIASKELINSPNEGVLGIHPTLLPQGRGRAAIPWAILKGLDETGVTLFKLDEGVDTGPIVEQISIEMDRKMCATRLYEKVNQAHVELIKKVIPDLLRDNVEMLAQDDTLASEWPGRSPEDGQINLNGSVVDAERLIRAVTHPYPGAFYYNNKGQKVIVWEAEISNECKSGDLEFNDGFLTIIKSDVSE from the coding sequence ATGAAGAGAATTGGTTTTGTGACTTGTGTACAGCTAGGTCTATCTTGTATGGAAGCAATATACGATGCAGGTGGTGAAATAACCCTAGCTATGACTCTCACAGATGAGCAAGCTAAACATAAGTCGGGTCGAGTTTATATAGATGATTTTTGCGCAAAACACAGCGTAGCCCTTTTAAAATCGACACATGTGAATAATCCAGAAGTGATAGAGGCGATTAATCGTTACAAAATTGATTGGTTGTTTATAATAGGATGGTCTCAAATTGCTTCTAAAGAGCTCATAAACAGCCCAAATGAAGGTGTATTAGGAATACACCCAACACTTTTACCCCAAGGGCGAGGGAGAGCCGCTATTCCATGGGCAATTCTAAAAGGGTTGGATGAAACAGGTGTTACTTTATTCAAGCTGGATGAGGGTGTAGATACAGGCCCAATTGTTGAGCAAATTTCGATAGAGATGGATCGAAAAATGTGTGCTACAAGATTATACGAGAAAGTGAATCAAGCACACGTTGAATTAATCAAGAAGGTAATCCCTGACTTACTTAGAGATAATGTAGAAATGCTTGCACAAGATGACACATTAGCTTCTGAATGGCCAGGAAGAAGCCCAGAGGACGGTCAAATAAACTTAAATGGTAGTGTTGTTGATGCTGAAAGGTTGATTCGGGCTGTCACACACCCCTATCCAGGTGCATTTTACTATAATAACAAGGGACAAAAGGTAATTGTGTGGGAAGCTGAAATTTCGAATGAGTGTAAAAGTGGGGATTTAGAGTTTAATGATGGTTTTTTAACCATCATTAAATCAGATGTTTCGGAGTAA
- a CDS encoding PIG-L deacetylase family protein, translating into MKKTNLIVVAHPDDEVLGCGGTGAKLVQQGEIVQPVILCGNVDVRSLRPTDEELYDDMCVANSTVGFQIPILGSFPNIRMNTVPHVEIVQFIEKQIEDFKPTRIFTHHPGDLNDDHVQVSKACQAAARLYQRRSDVPALKALYFMEILSSTDWAFPTTGENFTPSTFQEIGEEALTRKINALRHYRNVMRDFPHPRSEEVLRGLAAYRGGQAGLNYAEAFQLVFQNGIA; encoded by the coding sequence ATGAAAAAAACAAACCTAATTGTAGTAGCTCACCCAGATGACGAGGTGCTTGGTTGTGGCGGTACTGGTGCAAAGTTGGTACAGCAAGGTGAAATTGTTCAACCAGTGATCTTGTGTGGAAATGTCGATGTAAGAAGTCTTCGTCCTACAGATGAAGAGTTATACGATGATATGTGTGTGGCCAATAGCACAGTAGGGTTTCAGATCCCTATATTAGGAAGCTTTCCTAATATACGTATGAATACAGTTCCGCATGTTGAAATAGTGCAGTTTATTGAAAAGCAAATAGAAGATTTTAAACCTACGCGGATTTTTACTCACCATCCGGGAGACTTAAATGATGACCATGTGCAAGTCTCTAAAGCGTGTCAAGCGGCTGCTCGTTTATATCAACGTCGCTCTGATGTTCCAGCTTTAAAGGCGCTTTATTTCATGGAGATCTTGTCTTCAACTGATTGGGCATTCCCAACGACGGGTGAGAACTTTACTCCATCAACATTTCAAGAAATAGGGGAAGAAGCTTTAACAAGAAAAATTAACGCTTTGAGACATTATCGGAATGTTATGAGAGACTTCCCTCACCCTCGAAGTGAGGAGGTTCTTCGTGGCTTGGCGGCGTACAGAGGTGGGCAAGCAGGATTGAATTATGCGGAAGCATTTCAACTTGTCTTTCAAAATGGCATAGCCTAA
- a CDS encoding UDP binding domain-containing protein, whose protein sequence is MKVSIYGNNLEAYVVAISLALAGNDVKHYTKAFKSEGDEQGLIANEPGLKANLDKAISKQAYQEVNDVEFSEVDIHWTFYENSGASELFVFIDKLISSSNSVSLVLSTTLGIGTYKSISAEFSDAFDKNLLRVGVVPSLMREGRAFRDFENPELLLIGSSDNCLIAKLSELLSPVIDNAGKVMFITATEAEFIKTSICSMLATRLSLINELASLAEQLDVDINTVVDGMGADERIGEAYLKPGCGFGGLTLPQEVDNILQQLSGASSGSAMLKAVVETNNNQKEVLFRKFWSYHKANISNLNVSVWGASFKPQSSSMANSPIHEIIEALTAQGLNITIYDPASQDLLIEQYGHYKNLCVSSNKYEAVSGTDALFIVTAWDEFLQPDFIKLKQLMNKPLIFDGRNLFEPGELEEFGFEYYAVGRGQSINS, encoded by the coding sequence ATGAAAGTCTCTATTTATGGTAATAACTTGGAAGCTTATGTGGTTGCTATTTCCCTAGCGCTTGCAGGCAATGACGTAAAACATTATACCAAAGCTTTTAAATCTGAAGGCGACGAGCAGGGCCTTATTGCTAATGAACCAGGCTTGAAAGCTAACCTTGATAAAGCAATATCCAAGCAAGCTTATCAAGAAGTTAACGATGTTGAATTTAGTGAAGTCGATATTCACTGGACTTTTTATGAAAATAGTGGTGCTAGTGAGTTATTTGTATTTATCGACAAGCTGATAAGTTCTAGCAACTCAGTATCTCTAGTTCTAAGTACTACATTGGGGATCGGCACTTATAAATCTATATCGGCTGAGTTTAGCGATGCTTTCGATAAAAATTTACTTAGGGTCGGTGTTGTACCATCGTTGATGCGCGAGGGTCGAGCATTTAGAGATTTTGAAAATCCTGAATTACTCTTGATAGGTTCGAGCGATAACTGCCTCATTGCTAAACTATCTGAGCTACTATCTCCAGTTATTGATAACGCGGGTAAAGTAATGTTTATCACTGCCACAGAAGCAGAGTTCATAAAAACATCTATCTGTAGCATGCTTGCAACGCGGTTAAGTTTAATTAATGAGCTAGCCAGCTTAGCGGAGCAGCTTGATGTTGATATCAATACCGTTGTAGATGGTATGGGGGCTGATGAGAGAATAGGGGAAGCCTATTTGAAGCCTGGTTGTGGCTTCGGCGGATTAACACTACCCCAAGAGGTCGATAATATATTGCAACAGCTTTCGGGAGCCAGTTCTGGTTCGGCAATGCTTAAAGCCGTGGTTGAGACTAATAATAATCAAAAAGAAGTTTTGTTTAGGAAGTTCTGGTCATATCATAAAGCTAACATTTCGAATTTAAACGTTAGCGTTTGGGGAGCGAGTTTTAAACCTCAGTCAAGTTCAATGGCAAACTCTCCTATTCATGAGATTATTGAAGCTCTAACTGCACAAGGTTTGAACATTACTATCTACGATCCTGCCTCTCAAGACTTGCTCATTGAGCAATATGGGCACTATAAGAACCTGTGTGTTAGCAGTAATAAGTATGAGGCAGTATCAGGCACCGATGCGCTATTTATAGTTACTGCTTGGGATGAGTTCCTCCAGCCAGACTTTATCAAACTCAAACAGCTTATGAATAAACCTCTTATTTTTGATGGGAGAAACTTGTTCGAGCCTGGCGAGCTTGAAGAGTTCGGCTTTGAGTATTATGCAGTTGGCCGTGGCCAAAGTATAAATTCTTAA
- a CDS encoding NAD-dependent epimerase/dehydratase family protein — MNKKILVTGSSGFIGGALVEHLVKRGFNTIGASRNNTFIHPLYTFYKISSLEQGADWSTPLHNVDTVVHCAARAHILKEKVKSPIDEFRKINVEATLQLAKQACKAGVKRFIFISSIGVLGDETKRGIAFNESMPEDPKAIYAISKLEAEKALKKFAKSSGLELVIIRPALVYDVHAPGNFSRLLKLADSILPLPFKGVKNRRALIYLPNLIELITSCLTQKEAVGGLFLASDGQSVPISEIISKLREGMGRKTNIFWFPNCIIKALATMLGKKRIYTQLFRSLDIDTEHTKLTLGWSPTIETKDALIMVGKQYKLSKKGIIK, encoded by the coding sequence ATGAATAAAAAAATTTTAGTTACTGGTTCATCAGGCTTTATTGGAGGAGCTCTGGTAGAGCATTTAGTAAAAAGAGGTTTTAACACAATTGGGGCTTCTAGAAATAACACATTTATTCATCCACTTTACACTTTTTACAAAATATCAAGTTTAGAGCAGGGTGCTGATTGGTCTACGCCATTACACAATGTGGACACCGTTGTTCATTGTGCTGCAAGGGCACATATCCTTAAGGAAAAAGTAAAGTCACCTATTGATGAGTTTAGAAAGATTAATGTTGAAGCTACTTTACAGCTAGCAAAGCAAGCGTGCAAAGCAGGTGTGAAGAGATTCATATTTATCAGTTCAATTGGCGTCCTTGGTGATGAGACTAAGAGAGGTATAGCGTTTAATGAGTCAATGCCAGAGGACCCAAAGGCGATTTACGCAATTTCAAAATTAGAAGCCGAAAAAGCACTAAAGAAATTTGCTAAAAGCTCAGGACTTGAGTTAGTTATAATAAGACCTGCGCTAGTATATGATGTACATGCTCCTGGTAATTTTAGTCGACTGTTAAAGTTAGCAGACTCAATACTGCCACTCCCATTTAAGGGAGTAAAAAATAGACGTGCTTTGATATATCTTCCTAACTTGATCGAGCTGATAACTTCTTGCTTGACGCAAAAGGAAGCAGTAGGCGGATTGTTTTTGGCTTCAGATGGACAATCTGTTCCAATTTCAGAGATAATTTCAAAGCTTAGGGAGGGGATGGGGCGTAAAACAAATATTTTCTGGTTTCCCAACTGTATAATTAAAGCGCTAGCCACAATGCTTGGGAAAAAAAGAATATATACTCAGCTTTTCAGAAGTCTGGACATAGATACTGAACATACAAAATTAACATTAGGCTGGAGCCCAACTATTGAAACAAAGGACGCACTTATTATGGTCGGCAAGCAATACAAGTTATCAAAAAAAGGGATTATAAAATGA
- a CDS encoding polysaccharide biosynthesis protein: MNIILEKMISAPRIIKRIITYIVDLGIHIFAYLLSLYLTFQSLNIDLVNNDLFIHASLSIATSVLLLIILGFYRAVNRFVSFKILLVVALGCSLSCIAYYSIGKGMSASYVTGSSTVIYGSVLCILLGGSRLLVRSYFSMRFNTQKEKIVIYGAGSAGRQLATSLITGNEYYPVAFVDDDESLDGVIIQGIRVHKASNLREVIKTHSAGKVLLALPSTSRARRKFIIGRIEGSGVAVQTIPGMADIVAGKMKIDEFQDVDIEDLLGRDPVPPVKKLLDKNIANKSIMITGAGGSIGSELCRQIVQLKPSTLVLFEISEYGLYQIDKELAGYCQQHSLKVDIKPVLGSVVDKRKVEKVLQHFKVETLYHAAAYKHVPMVEHNVIEGVRNNVFGTLNTALAAIESGVQSFVLISTDKAVRPTNVMGTTKRLAELVLQGLATKNTSTCFSMVRFGNVLGSSGSVVPLFKKQIQGGGPVTVTHPDITRYFMTIPEAAQLVIQAGAMGKGGDVFVLDMGEPVKIVELAEKLILLMGLQVKSADNPNGDIEIAYSGLRPGEKLYEELLVGSNVEGTTHPRIMTANEKYLEWIDINELIKNLDSACNQYDQVRIREILLEAPTDFKPSDGISDLLWEADRNNRENVVKISEK, from the coding sequence ATGAATATTATTTTAGAGAAGATGATATCAGCCCCACGAATAATAAAACGAATAATAACCTACATCGTGGATTTAGGCATTCATATTTTTGCTTACTTACTATCACTTTATTTAACATTTCAAAGCTTGAATATCGATCTGGTAAATAATGACCTGTTCATTCATGCTTCTCTTTCAATTGCAACTTCAGTGTTATTATTGATTATTTTAGGATTTTATCGGGCCGTCAACCGCTTTGTTAGTTTTAAGATATTACTCGTGGTAGCTCTAGGTTGCTCATTATCATGTATTGCTTATTATTCTATAGGGAAAGGGATGTCAGCTTCTTATGTAACTGGCTCATCGACAGTAATATATGGTTCAGTATTATGTATTCTTTTAGGTGGCTCTCGTCTATTAGTTAGGTCGTATTTTAGTATGCGATTCAATACCCAAAAAGAAAAGATAGTTATCTATGGGGCTGGTTCCGCAGGTAGGCAGCTGGCAACATCATTAATTACCGGTAACGAATATTATCCTGTTGCTTTTGTAGATGATGATGAATCACTTGATGGAGTTATAATTCAAGGGATACGAGTGCATAAGGCAAGTAACTTGAGGGAAGTCATTAAGACACACAGTGCAGGAAAGGTTCTACTTGCTCTTCCAAGCACTTCAAGAGCAAGAAGAAAGTTTATCATTGGACGAATCGAAGGGTCGGGTGTGGCTGTTCAAACAATACCTGGGATGGCTGATATTGTAGCAGGGAAAATGAAAATAGATGAGTTTCAGGATGTTGATATTGAAGATTTATTAGGTCGGGATCCAGTTCCGCCAGTCAAGAAGCTTCTTGACAAGAATATTGCTAATAAATCCATAATGATTACGGGGGCGGGCGGCTCTATTGGATCTGAGCTTTGCAGGCAAATAGTTCAATTAAAGCCATCAACCTTGGTGCTTTTTGAGATTTCTGAGTACGGGCTGTACCAGATTGATAAAGAGCTAGCAGGGTATTGCCAACAACATAGCCTAAAAGTCGATATAAAGCCAGTCCTGGGTTCAGTTGTAGACAAAAGAAAGGTGGAGAAGGTATTACAGCACTTTAAAGTGGAGACTTTGTACCACGCGGCAGCATATAAGCACGTACCTATGGTTGAGCATAATGTTATTGAAGGAGTTAGAAATAATGTTTTTGGCACACTAAACACTGCCCTTGCAGCAATTGAGTCTGGTGTGCAGAGCTTTGTTTTGATATCAACTGACAAGGCTGTTAGGCCAACTAACGTTATGGGAACTACAAAAAGACTTGCTGAACTTGTGCTTCAGGGCTTAGCCACAAAAAATACTTCTACGTGTTTTAGTATGGTTCGCTTCGGTAATGTTCTAGGCTCTTCTGGTTCCGTTGTACCGCTATTTAAAAAACAGATACAGGGTGGTGGCCCTGTAACGGTAACTCACCCAGATATTACACGTTATTTCATGACCATACCCGAGGCTGCGCAACTAGTGATACAAGCCGGCGCTATGGGTAAAGGAGGAGATGTTTTTGTTTTAGACATGGGTGAACCTGTCAAAATCGTTGAGCTTGCCGAAAAACTAATTCTGTTAATGGGCCTGCAGGTTAAGAGTGCCGATAACCCTAACGGTGATATTGAAATAGCATATAGCGGCTTGCGCCCAGGTGAAAAATTATATGAAGAGCTCTTGGTGGGAAGCAATGTTGAAGGAACGACACACCCTAGGATTATGACTGCGAATGAAAAATACCTTGAATGGATTGATATTAATGAGCTAATAAAAAATCTTGACTCAGCTTGTAACCAGTATGACCAAGTCAGAATTCGAGAGATTTTGCTAGAAGCTCCGACAGATTTTAAGCCTTCCGATGGTATTTCCGACTTATTATGGGAAGCCGATAGAAATAATCGAGAGAATGTTGTTAAAATTTCTGAAAAATAG